The following coding sequences are from one Candidatus Zymogenus saltonus window:
- a CDS encoding DUF4349 domain-containing protein → MKNNRLNILLVSILVLAFAAFSCGKSEEARFPGMGGKTKELVMEYELAEEPAEAPPAPGETVTTPETEVPNVIKRKIIKSAQITIKTKNFLKSFDTLQDMVKSEKGFIADSSSYKSDLGNMSGEITIRVPPDNFESLIKKIETLGDIESKKITGEDITKTYYDLELRLKTKEEMQRRLLDLLAKRTTNVKDLLEVERELGRILEEIESIKGTLRYYDNLLGMSTITLNLAEPSPIGPSKSAWTPLKNSIRDSLEAFSYSIRALMIFIFAVLPWLLLFLIFIVALWKSLKYLRRDKGKVKASKK, encoded by the coding sequence ATGAAAAACAATAGATTAAATATCTTACTTGTCTCCATCTTAGTTTTGGCCTTTGCGGCCTTCTCGTGCGGAAAGTCGGAGGAAGCACGCTTTCCCGGCATGGGGGGTAAAACTAAGGAATTGGTCATGGAATACGAACTTGCCGAAGAGCCGGCCGAGGCGCCGCCTGCACCCGGCGAAACCGTTACAACCCCCGAAACCGAAGTCCCAAATGTAATAAAGAGGAAGATAATAAAGAGCGCCCAGATAACGATAAAGACAAAAAACTTCCTCAAGTCCTTCGACACCCTTCAGGACATGGTGAAGTCAGAGAAGGGATTTATCGCCGACTCTTCGTCATACAAGTCGGACCTCGGCAACATGAGCGGTGAAATAACGATTCGCGTCCCCCCCGATAATTTTGAGAGCCTCATAAAAAAAATCGAGACACTGGGCGATATCGAGTCCAAGAAGATCACGGGAGAGGACATTACAAAGACGTACTACGATCTGGAGTTGAGGCTCAAGACCAAAGAGGAGATGCAGAGGAGGCTTCTGGATCTCCTGGCCAAGCGGACTACCAACGTCAAGGATCTTCTGGAGGTGGAGAGGGAGCTCGGTAGAATCCTTGAAGAAATCGAGAGCATCAAGGGGACCCTTCGCTACTATGACAATCTGCTGGGCATGTCCACGATAACCTTGAACCTCGCCGAGCCCTCGCCTATCGGTCCGTCAAAGAGCGCATGGACGCCCCTCAAAAACTCGATCAGAGACTCCCTCGAGGCCTTTTCTTATTCAATCAGGGCGCTGATGATCTTCATCTTTGCCGTTTTGCCCTGGCTTCTGCTTTTCCTGATATTCATAGTGGCCCTCTGGAAGAGTCTAAAATACTTAAGAAGAGACAAAGGCAAGGTCAAAGCTTCAAAGAAATAA
- the ybgF gene encoding tol-pal system protein YbgF — MASLFGCELSAGGANTDRSRNIRELERAVVDLERKVDEITLQLSKLDERLKEYEKGLNIKGSEGEGEKISEEKITGDDDAASPGTYETPKGGGNGSSETDLPKGGDPQGLYDRALKEILNRNAEKALPLFIDFVGSYPKHELTDNAYYWIGECYYSLKKYELALENFTIVKERFPESGKTPDALLKMGYSYVELGDKERAKEVLSDLVSKYPDSSSADLARKRLLELK, encoded by the coding sequence TTGGCGTCGCTTTTTGGCTGTGAGCTTTCAGCGGGCGGTGCCAATACGGACAGGTCAAGAAACATCAGGGAGCTTGAGAGGGCGGTGGTTGATCTGGAGCGGAAGGTGGATGAGATAACCCTCCAGCTCTCAAAGCTTGACGAAAGGCTGAAGGAGTACGAAAAGGGACTGAATATAAAAGGCTCGGAAGGCGAAGGGGAGAAGATAAGCGAGGAGAAGATCACGGGAGACGATGACGCCGCTTCACCGGGTACGTATGAGACGCCAAAGGGCGGCGGGAACGGGAGTTCAGAGACGGATCTGCCGAAAGGAGGGGATCCCCAGGGGCTCTATGACAGAGCCCTAAAGGAGATACTGAACAGAAATGCGGAGAAGGCCTTGCCCCTCTTCATCGACTTCGTAGGCAGTTACCCGAAACACGAGCTGACCGACAACGCATATTATTGGATTGGGGAATGCTATTACTCGCTTAAAAAATATGAACTTGCCCTCGAGAATTTCACCATAGTCAAGGAAAGATTTCCCGAATCGGGAAAGACACCGGATGCCCTCCTCAAGATGGGCTATTCTTACGTTGAACTGGGGGACAAGGAGAGGGCCAAGGAGGTATTGAGCGATCTGGTCTCAAAATATCCTGACAGCTCTTCAGCGGATCTCGCCAGGAAGAGGCTTTTGGAGCTTAAATGA
- a CDS encoding LysM peptidoglycan-binding domain-containing protein has translation MNKRLILILAILVFLPAIFIFAQDEATTPETTDNENVYTVKAGDTLSSIAQSYLGSASKWRDLWELNPQIKDPNKLTVGQKIILSKAKEEEIKPTEAPSTPTPETETVDGGISEETLTTPEIAPPAMTTVTEKPKEKFTLKPSDYYTIPKVKISGFLSEKDLEDSGYIYRSRHNRKMITDDNIVFIRLPKDKMVKLKPNDRFSIFRILEKVKHPVTGKKIGYAISVVGDLEVTSLGEDTASAIIVTASDIIKEDDRIIPYEQTDEKVRIVKGEFPVVGYIVYSVMTSRDILEESLLSDDDVVYLDRGYADGVRIGNIFDVLRLNEKYNTRKLTAEEYEKMLQKGGDEDSRSVVYPPDIIGRVVVINVGEYTSTAVINSANDVIHLGDMVRLQIE, from the coding sequence ATGAATAAAAGGCTGATTCTTATATTGGCAATTCTCGTGTTTCTCCCGGCGATTTTCATATTTGCACAGGATGAGGCAACAACACCGGAGACGACGGACAATGAAAACGTCTATACGGTTAAGGCCGGGGACACCCTTTCGAGCATAGCCCAGTCCTATCTCGGCAGCGCGTCAAAGTGGCGGGACTTATGGGAACTGAATCCTCAGATCAAAGACCCTAACAAGTTGACGGTCGGCCAAAAGATAATCCTGAGCAAAGCGAAAGAGGAAGAAATAAAGCCAACAGAGGCACCATCCACGCCCACACCGGAAACGGAGACCGTGGACGGAGGAATATCCGAAGAGACCTTGACGACACCGGAGATTGCCCCGCCGGCAATGACTACGGTTACGGAAAAGCCGAAGGAGAAATTCACCTTAAAGCCTTCCGATTACTATACCATACCTAAGGTGAAAATATCCGGCTTTTTATCAGAAAAAGACCTCGAGGACTCCGGGTACATTTACCGTTCCCGTCACAACAGAAAGATGATAACCGATGACAACATAGTATTTATAAGGTTGCCGAAGGACAAGATGGTAAAATTGAAGCCGAACGACAGGTTTTCGATTTTCAGGATTCTTGAAAAGGTAAAACACCCCGTAACGGGTAAAAAAATCGGCTATGCTATTAGCGTAGTCGGCGATCTGGAGGTTACCTCCCTCGGGGAAGATACGGCCTCTGCAATAATAGTGACGGCAAGCGACATTATCAAGGAGGATGACAGGATTATTCCCTATGAACAAACCGATGAAAAGGTGAGAATCGTCAAGGGGGAATTTCCAGTTGTGGGCTATATCGTGTATTCCGTTATGACCTCAAGGGACATATTGGAAGAATCTCTTCTGTCCGATGATGACGTTGTCTATTTGGACAGGGGTTATGCGGACGGGGTTAGGATTGGAAATATTTTTGATGTTTTGAGACTTAACGAGAAATACAATACAAGGAAGCTGACGGCCGAGGAATATGAAAAGATGTTGCAGAAAGGCGGTGATGAGGACAGCCGAAGCGTAGTTTATCCACCGGATATAATAGGGCGAGTAGTCGTGATCAATGTGGGTGAATACACATCAACGGCCGTTATAAACAGCGCTAACGACGTCATTCACCTCGGGGATATGGTAAGACTTCAAATCGAGTAA
- the dprA gene encoding DNA-processing protein DprA — protein sequence MNDTSVYSLALSQLSGIGNITFKRLVEHFGSAREVFKAGRKSLGEIEGVFEAKIKAITSFDDWESVREKIKAVEDKRARIISIEDKEYPKRLKNIYDAPSILYIKGSFAEEDELSVAVVGSRRASTYGYLTAENIAAGLAQRGITVVSGMARGIDSKAHTAALNAGGRTIAVLGSGIDVVYPPEGKGLYNEIVERGVVITEFPLGTHPEPGNFPRRNRIISGLSVGVVIIEASETSGALITAELAIDQNREVFAIPGNINSVRSKGTNNLIKKGAKLVESAEEIIDELRFIFGERFRIDAAQQKDWSTSGESFTEEERRVLTCLGLEPAHIDTLIDETGFKSEIVLRILLELEMRGFVKQIPGKNFVLN from the coding sequence ATGAACGACACTTCCGTATATTCCCTGGCGCTCTCTCAATTGAGCGGCATAGGCAACATCACCTTCAAGAGACTTGTGGAGCATTTCGGAAGCGCCCGGGAGGTATTTAAAGCGGGGCGAAAGAGTCTGGGCGAGATAGAGGGGGTTTTTGAAGCAAAGATAAAGGCCATAACCTCCTTCGATGACTGGGAGTCGGTAAGGGAAAAGATTAAGGCCGTCGAAGACAAGAGGGCGAGAATCATTTCCATAGAAGACAAAGAGTATCCCAAAAGGCTCAAGAATATCTACGACGCCCCGTCGATCTTGTATATAAAGGGCTCCTTTGCGGAAGAGGACGAACTCTCCGTTGCGGTCGTCGGCTCCCGGAGGGCCAGCACCTACGGATACCTGACCGCCGAAAATATTGCGGCCGGCCTCGCCCAAAGGGGAATAACCGTGGTAAGCGGGATGGCCAGGGGGATAGACTCGAAGGCCCACACAGCGGCGTTGAACGCAGGCGGGAGGACGATAGCGGTATTGGGCTCCGGGATCGATGTCGTCTATCCACCGGAGGGAAAGGGGCTTTACAACGAGATAGTAGAAAGGGGTGTAGTCATAACGGAATTTCCACTGGGGACACATCCCGAGCCGGGCAACTTCCCAAGGAGGAACAGGATAATAAGCGGGCTTTCGGTAGGGGTGGTGATAATCGAGGCCTCGGAGACGAGCGGGGCGCTGATTACGGCAGAGCTCGCCATCGATCAAAACCGGGAGGTCTTCGCAATCCCCGGAAATATCAACTCTGTAAGGTCCAAGGGGACGAACAACCTGATAAAGAAGGGGGCAAAGCTGGTTGAGAGCGCCGAAGAGATAATAGATGAGTTGAGGTTCATATTCGGGGAAAGGTTTAGAATCGACGCGGCCCAGCAAAAAGATTGGTCGACAAGCGGCGAGTCGTTCACGGAAGAGGAAAGGAGGGTGCTGACCTGTTTGGGATTGGAGCCCGCTCACATAGACACCCTGATCGACGAGACGGGCTTTAAAAGTGAGATTGTCCTGAGAATACTCCTGGAATTGGAGATGAGGGGTTTTGTAAAACAGATTCCAGGGAAAAACTTTGTTCTAAATTGA
- the topA gene encoding type I DNA topoisomerase: MTNALVIVESPAKAKTIEKFLGGGFKVLASYGHVRSIPSKKGSVDIEKDFEPKYAVIENKQKYIDIIEAEIKKGVDEIYLATDLDREGEAIAWHLTVVLGIDNGNGKVTVHRIRFSEITQSAISDAVKNPEKISKDLVNAQRAREILDYLVGFNLSPFLWKKVKFGLSAGRVQSVALRMICEREKEIEAFDPEEFWTITGIFTDEGRYDPFSANLISVKGEKLDKFDIASEKKAVEIIDDMTGLKFSVGEIRRRDTKRSPYPPYITSTLQQDASNKLGFTAKRTMDVAQKLYTGKEVNGELVGLITYMRTDSNNIAESALAEAKEVIEGTFGDTYSLKSPRRFAKKVRGAQEAHEAIRPTSFKREPKSLKKFLTREEYRLYDLIWKRALASQMTDMILDSISVDIVSERGDLFRTTGSTVKFPGFSKVYPVAKDDEAAAIGENLKKYKGGEPLSTIGFVPEQHYTAPPPRYNEASLIRALEEHGIGRPSTYAGIINTLKTRKYVRIVDRRFFPEDVGMIVSDLLVNHFNRYVDYEFTAHMEEDLDNIAGGKMEWLPMIKDFWGPFNELLDVKDREVRKEDVYNQKTDKTCPECGKPVLIKLGKFGRFYACSGYPDCRYVAPLEGREEEVPETDEICEKCGKPMQVKKSKYGYFLGCTGYPECKFNKPIKAPFDTEVTCPECGKGTLVEREGKTKRSKGMVFYGCSRFPKCNYTIRERPYPEPCPKCGAPFVVLKTDKDGTKRLECIKDNCDHSEEIGLKDLERLEKRKSA; this comes from the coding sequence ATGACAAATGCACTGGTTATAGTTGAGTCTCCCGCAAAGGCAAAAACGATAGAGAAGTTCCTCGGCGGTGGATTCAAGGTCCTGGCGTCCTACGGACACGTCCGCTCGATCCCCAGCAAGAAGGGATCGGTAGACATCGAGAAAGACTTCGAGCCGAAGTACGCCGTTATCGAGAACAAACAGAAGTACATCGACATAATTGAGGCTGAGATAAAAAAGGGGGTTGACGAAATATACCTCGCCACAGACCTCGACAGGGAAGGAGAGGCGATAGCATGGCATCTCACGGTCGTTTTGGGAATCGACAACGGCAACGGGAAGGTGACCGTGCACAGGATAAGGTTTTCGGAAATCACCCAGAGCGCCATCAGTGATGCGGTGAAAAATCCGGAGAAGATATCCAAGGATCTCGTCAACGCCCAGAGGGCAAGGGAGATACTTGACTATCTTGTCGGCTTCAACCTTAGCCCATTCCTCTGGAAGAAGGTCAAGTTCGGGCTTTCGGCGGGTAGGGTACAGTCGGTTGCCCTGAGGATGATCTGTGAGCGTGAAAAAGAGATCGAGGCGTTCGATCCCGAGGAGTTCTGGACGATCACGGGCATTTTTACCGATGAGGGCAGGTACGATCCGTTTTCGGCAAACCTGATCTCGGTGAAGGGCGAGAAGCTGGACAAGTTCGACATAGCGAGCGAGAAGAAGGCGGTCGAGATAATCGACGACATGACGGGCCTGAAGTTTTCGGTGGGCGAGATAAGGAGGAGGGACACCAAGAGGTCCCCTTACCCCCCGTATATTACCAGCACGCTTCAGCAGGACGCGTCGAACAAGCTCGGCTTTACGGCAAAGAGGACCATGGATGTGGCCCAGAAGCTCTACACGGGTAAGGAGGTAAATGGAGAGCTGGTCGGCCTGATAACGTACATGAGGACAGACAGCAACAACATCGCCGAGTCCGCACTTGCAGAGGCGAAGGAGGTTATCGAGGGCACATTTGGCGACACATACTCGCTGAAGTCGCCGAGGCGCTTTGCAAAAAAGGTCAGGGGCGCCCAGGAGGCCCACGAGGCTATTCGTCCAACGTCGTTCAAGAGAGAACCGAAGTCTCTAAAGAAATTCCTCACGAGGGAAGAGTACAGGCTCTATGACCTTATCTGGAAGAGGGCACTGGCCTCTCAGATGACAGATATGATTTTGGACTCCATATCGGTGGACATTGTATCGGAGAGGGGGGATCTTTTCAGGACGACCGGTTCCACCGTGAAGTTCCCAGGGTTTTCCAAGGTCTATCCGGTGGCGAAGGACGACGAGGCGGCAGCCATAGGGGAAAATCTCAAAAAGTATAAGGGGGGAGAGCCCCTCTCAACCATAGGATTTGTCCCAGAACAGCACTACACGGCACCGCCGCCGAGATACAACGAGGCATCTCTCATAAGGGCCCTCGAAGAGCATGGGATAGGAAGGCCCTCCACTTACGCCGGGATAATAAACACGCTCAAAACGAGAAAATACGTGAGGATAGTCGACAGGCGTTTTTTCCCCGAAGATGTCGGGATGATAGTGAGCGATCTTCTGGTAAACCATTTCAACAGGTATGTCGACTACGAGTTTACCGCCCATATGGAAGAAGACCTCGATAACATAGCCGGGGGGAAGATGGAGTGGCTCCCGATGATAAAAGATTTCTGGGGGCCGTTCAACGAGCTCCTCGATGTCAAGGATAGAGAGGTGAGAAAGGAGGACGTTTACAATCAGAAGACGGACAAAACTTGTCCGGAGTGCGGAAAGCCGGTATTGATAAAGCTGGGCAAGTTCGGGAGATTCTACGCCTGCAGCGGTTATCCCGACTGCCGGTACGTCGCCCCCCTTGAGGGTAGGGAGGAGGAGGTCCCGGAGACGGATGAGATTTGCGAAAAGTGCGGAAAGCCGATGCAGGTAAAGAAGAGCAAGTACGGGTACTTCCTCGGCTGTACGGGATATCCCGAATGCAAATTCAACAAGCCGATTAAGGCTCCTTTCGACACGGAAGTAACCTGTCCGGAGTGCGGCAAGGGGACGCTCGTGGAGAGGGAGGGAAAGACAAAGAGGAGCAAGGGGATGGTATTTTACGGGTGCTCGAGGTTTCCCAAGTGCAACTACACCATAAGGGAGCGCCCGTATCCGGAACCGTGCCCCAAATGCGGTGCGCCATTCGTCGTCCTCAAGACGGATAAGGACGGCACGAAAAGACTGGAGTGTATAAAGGATAATTGTGACCACTCGGAAGAGATAGGGTTAAAGGACCTTGAGAGGTTAGAAAAGAGGAAAAGTGCCTGA
- the trmFO gene encoding methylenetetrahydrofolate--tRNA-(uracil(54)-C(5))-methyltransferase (FADH(2)-oxidizing) TrmFO: MPEIVVIGGGLAGSEAAWKASKMGVKVTLYEMKPKKFSPAHKSGGLAELVCSNSLRSESEENASGLLKKEMTILDSIIISAAEKTRVPAGSALAVDRQRFSEYITDKLKSEPNIEIVTEEVGKLEFDVPTVVATGPLTTEGLTEEIMGLTGSDKLFFYDAISPIIFTESINMNAAFRGSRYGKGGDDYINLPMSEEEYYGLVREIKKADEVTPHSFEDKKIFEGCLPIEVMVRRGDNTLAFGPMKPVGLEDPKTGERPFAVVQLRQENKEGTLYNIVGFQTRLKQGEQDRVFRMIPGLENAQFARYGSVHRNTFISSPRLLFPTLELKRRPGLFISGQLVGVEGYVESAAMGILSGINAALLALNEGLMIPPRDTALGSLVSYITDKRNRDFQPMNINFGLFPSPPAGVRKKDRKRYMVKRALKEMGLWEEKISRLTA; the protein is encoded by the coding sequence GTGCCTGAGATAGTAGTAATAGGGGGTGGCCTTGCGGGGTCGGAGGCCGCCTGGAAGGCCTCGAAGATGGGGGTAAAGGTCACCCTCTACGAGATGAAGCCAAAGAAATTCTCCCCAGCCCACAAGAGCGGAGGACTTGCGGAGCTTGTCTGCAGCAACTCCCTGAGATCGGAATCGGAGGAGAACGCGTCCGGTCTCCTGAAAAAGGAGATGACGATCCTGGACTCCATCATCATCTCAGCCGCCGAAAAGACGAGGGTGCCGGCGGGCTCGGCCCTGGCCGTCGACAGGCAGAGGTTCTCGGAATATATCACCGATAAATTGAAATCGGAGCCTAATATCGAGATAGTGACCGAAGAGGTGGGAAAGCTCGAATTCGACGTGCCCACAGTTGTGGCCACTGGTCCCCTGACAACGGAGGGTCTCACGGAGGAGATAATGGGGCTGACGGGGAGCGACAAACTTTTTTTCTACGACGCCATCTCCCCGATCATATTTACCGAGAGCATAAATATGAATGCGGCCTTTCGCGGCTCCCGGTACGGAAAGGGGGGCGATGACTACATTAATCTTCCGATGAGCGAAGAGGAATACTACGGATTAGTAAGGGAGATAAAGAAGGCCGACGAGGTGACCCCCCACTCCTTCGAGGACAAAAAAATATTCGAGGGGTGTCTCCCCATTGAGGTGATGGTGAGAAGGGGGGACAACACCCTAGCCTTCGGTCCAATGAAGCCGGTCGGGCTCGAAGACCCGAAGACGGGAGAGCGTCCCTTTGCGGTCGTCCAGTTGAGGCAGGAGAACAAAGAGGGGACGCTTTACAATATAGTCGGCTTCCAGACAAGGCTCAAGCAGGGAGAGCAGGACAGGGTGTTCAGGATGATACCGGGCCTTGAAAACGCCCAGTTCGCCCGTTACGGAAGCGTCCACAGAAACACGTTCATTTCATCTCCTCGGCTCCTCTTTCCGACCCTTGAGCTGAAGAGGAGGCCCGGTCTCTTCATATCGGGCCAACTGGTGGGTGTCGAGGGATACGTGGAGTCTGCGGCGATGGGAATCCTGTCGGGCATCAACGCCGCGCTTCTTGCCCTGAACGAGGGCTTGATGATTCCCCCCAGAGACACGGCCCTGGGCTCCCTCGTTTCTTATATCACCGACAAGAGAAACAGGGACTTTCAGCCGATGAATATAAATTTCGGCCTTTTCCCGTCGCCCCCGGCGGGGGTTAGGAAAAAGGACAGGAAGAGATACATGGTTAAGAGGGCATTAAAAGAGATGGGGCTTTGGGAAGAGAAGATAAGTCGGCTGACCGCCTAA
- a CDS encoding divalent-cation tolerance protein CutA, translating to MMDSESSALVIFVTAGSEIEAENIAMALVQDRLTACVSIVPKIRSIYIWEEKLEKEEEILLIIKTREALFERVRGRVKELHSYSVPEIIALPVTNALKEYLDWIFEVTV from the coding sequence ATGATGGACAGTGAATCATCGGCTCTGGTGATTTTTGTGACGGCGGGAAGCGAGATTGAAGCGGAAAATATCGCCATGGCACTTGTCCAGGATAGGCTTACCGCGTGTGTCAGCATAGTCCCGAAGATAAGGTCGATTTACATCTGGGAGGAGAAGCTCGAGAAGGAGGAGGAGATCCTTCTGATCATCAAGACCCGAGAGGCGCTATTTGAAAGGGTAAGGGGAAGGGTCAAGGAGCTTCATAGCTACTCCGTCCCGGAGATAATAGCCCTGCCCGTAACAAATGCGCTCAAGGAGTATCTCGACTGGATTTTTGAGGTGACGGTCTGA
- a CDS encoding DUF721 domain-containing protein yields the protein MCYHSDMDERDKYQNGGEISDIIRDILKNRGWGAKVEEHKVFSVWGEVVGDRVAKNSAPKQINRGALVVITKNPTWTQQLTMMKEKIIKKLNKRLGDDIVKEIRFIQGEIPVELETLPHVPKDKKTVPPSKTAMKRLKKLTEDIEDEELKEFIGSVLKKALSQLDNE from the coding sequence ATGTGTTACCATTCTGACATGGATGAGCGCGACAAATACCAAAACGGCGGGGAAATATCAGATATAATAAGGGACATCCTCAAGAACAGGGGATGGGGAGCCAAGGTAGAGGAGCACAAAGTATTTTCCGTGTGGGGCGAGGTGGTTGGAGACAGGGTCGCAAAGAACTCGGCCCCAAAGCAGATCAACCGCGGGGCGCTTGTTGTGATCACAAAAAATCCGACATGGACTCAGCAGCTCACGATGATGAAGGAAAAGATAATCAAAAAACTCAACAAGAGGCTCGGTGACGACATCGTTAAAGAGATCAGATTCATCCAGGGGGAGATACCGGTGGAATTGGAGACCCTGCCCCACGTGCCGAAGGACAAAAAAACCGTCCCTCCTTCAAAAACAGCTATGAAAAGGCTTAAAAAGCTTACCGAAGATATTGAAGACGAGGAGCTGAAGGAGTTTATCGGCTCTGTTCTTAAAAAGGCTCTCTCTCAGCTGGACAATGAGTAA
- a CDS encoding metallophosphoesterase, whose protein sequence is MRIGVISDTHISSVGDDFKDFVKIHFSDVDVIIHAGDFIDVSVAEYLYNYAELNFYGVSGNMDRGVIQDELPKKRVENFDGVRIGIIHGWGSPSDLPSRVAAEFSVDSVDCVVFGHSHTAMNRREGGVLLFNPGAPFDRRFSRDNTIGYLTVDSGIEGEIVSI, encoded by the coding sequence ATGAGGATCGGTGTGATATCCGATACGCACATTTCATCCGTTGGGGATGATTTCAAGGATTTCGTAAAAATCCACTTTTCCGATGTGGATGTAATAATCCACGCAGGGGACTTTATCGACGTATCCGTTGCAGAATATTTGTACAATTACGCCGAGCTCAATTTCTACGGTGTATCCGGCAATATGGATCGGGGCGTGATACAGGATGAATTGCCTAAGAAAAGGGTGGAGAATTTCGATGGGGTGAGGATAGGGATTATTCACGGATGGGGTTCGCCGAGCGATTTGCCGTCGAGGGTCGCCGCAGAGTTTTCCGTAGATTCGGTTGACTGCGTGGTGTTCGGACACAGCCACACGGCGATGAACAGAAGGGAAGGCGGCGTGCTCCTCTTTAATCCAGGGGCCCCGTTTGACAGGAGGTTTTCGAGGGACAACACCATAGGTTATCTGACAGTGGACAGCGGAATAGAAGGGGAGATAGTTTCGATTTGA
- a CDS encoding HIT domain-containing protein: protein MNGEKRENLWAPWRIEYIKGEGSREKGCIFCNRLKEERDRENLILARGDHSFIIMNRYPYNNGHLMVTPYRHIGDILKLKREELLEIFSLVKVSTEAISRTMNPSGFNIGMNLGKVAGAGVDDHIHVHVVPRWEGDTNFMPVLGEVKVISEHILSTYDTLKGEIINFLDKEKP, encoded by the coding sequence TTGAACGGCGAAAAAAGAGAGAACCTCTGGGCGCCTTGGAGGATAGAATACATTAAGGGTGAGGGGAGCAGGGAGAAGGGCTGTATCTTTTGTAACAGACTGAAGGAGGAGAGAGACAGGGAAAACCTGATTCTTGCTAGGGGTGATCACTCTTTCATTATAATGAATCGTTATCCCTACAACAACGGCCACCTGATGGTTACCCCGTATCGTCACATTGGCGATATTCTAAAGCTGAAAAGAGAGGAACTGCTCGAGATATTTTCCCTTGTGAAGGTCTCGACGGAAGCGATATCCAGAACGATGAATCCCAGCGGATTCAACATTGGGATGAACCTAGGAAAGGTGGCCGGGGCCGGGGTGGACGATCATATTCATGTTCATGTCGTGCCGCGATGGGAGGGAGACACAAACTTCATGCCGGTTCTGGGGGAGGTCAAGGTGATCTCGGAGCATATACTATCGACTTACGATACCCTTAAGGGCGAAATAATAAACTTTTTAGATAAGGAGAAGCCATGA
- a CDS encoding LapA family protein, with amino-acid sequence MKYIKIILFTAIVMILVLFAVRNQGMVNFVLGYKTTFMMGTEAKEEVNKEKEIKEKAGTEAATPNGEVPTGTEAGVEFIPSDEVTAPESVVVTETEKAPREIGYEREFEIPLFLLVFIEAFVLILLMSLVGIFEDISLRQRIRGLNKENKKMKSELNILKKGEREPEKTKAGKTEEGAKITDEEKSDKGKKEAKKKGSFLKNIKGEKKTLPEGEDKGL; translated from the coding sequence ATGAAATATATTAAAATAATCCTGTTTACGGCGATTGTAATGATCCTCGTGCTCTTTGCGGTGAGGAATCAGGGGATGGTGAACTTCGTCTTGGGCTATAAGACCACTTTCATGATGGGGACTGAGGCCAAAGAGGAAGTAAATAAGGAAAAGGAGATAAAAGAGAAGGCCGGAACCGAAGCGGCCACCCCTAATGGCGAAGTTCCGACGGGCACAGAAGCCGGAGTTGAATTCATTCCATCGGATGAGGTAACGGCCCCCGAATCTGTGGTCGTAACGGAGACGGAAAAGGCTCCCAGAGAGATAGGATACGAAAGGGAGTTTGAGATACCCCTCTTCCTGCTCGTGTTTATTGAGGCGTTTGTCTTGATACTCCTGATGTCCCTTGTGGGAATATTCGAGGATATATCGTTGAGACAAAGAATAAGGGGGCTGAACAAGGAAAATAAAAAGATGAAATCGGAGCTTAATATCCTTAAAAAGGGCGAAAGGGAACCGGAAAAGACCAAAGCCGGAAAAACGGAAGAAGGCGCCAAGATCACCGATGAAGAGAAATCTGACAAGGGGAAGAAGGAAGCAAAGAAGAAGGGGTCTTTTTTGAAAAATATCAAAGGGGAAAAGAAAACGCTGCCTGAGGGTGAAGATAAGGGATTGTAA